From the genome of Leptospira saintgironsiae, one region includes:
- a CDS encoding alginate export family protein, whose amino-acid sequence MSFGLLGLGTLWAQAVEPPKQETVTQAETTPVKPAAAEEKTTAPSTQTPAATATSSGDAKDKDKEKDKAPAVPYKSPWRGKLDGELLGTLLLTPEHQDVVKKSPNLWLTDNLRFGIQIRPRFENFNNQDFDKSTSDSKNYVTQNSQFWTLLDINESFAVKLTIQDTRLYGQYKDPSGTGYGPTSFTNSIGTAYAPGSQVPVKNNTDIREAYLIWKDFLPYTKVYLGRQTFSYGDSRIIGARNDSQIGNSFDGVRVAFDTKTWSTHAGYTVLAEESNGPNGFVTANSQKVGGAKALNDTYLAFLYNTWKPSEELVVDLYEIGVIKKYNTTTATGPLVDPNQRTNGRDNLFTTGIRLSNRTASGRSLPAGKSWDWGLEYAAQTGSTGQTIDASWDTLNTTIGSGTNKHAAYKETVQHDASFFLAQTGYNYKGFRVGVQFARASGDPNRADGKSGTWDPLFATRSGGFPYFDSGNGIANAAFWANVRTSSVHIQYYDDTWGRFIFAVYDIRKDKVQDAWYDGNRNAVTGSTGYDANGDFLANKAVSGSTENYANNPFLKNWQPGHRLLLEYDLIYIKKINDYFSVWAGATVLYAGDAIKNQKQFNFDRNSTYFSLTLQFAI is encoded by the coding sequence TTGTCTTTCGGACTTTTAGGACTAGGAACTCTTTGGGCCCAGGCGGTAGAACCTCCTAAACAAGAAACAGTTACTCAGGCTGAGACAACTCCTGTGAAACCTGCGGCTGCGGAAGAGAAAACTACTGCTCCTTCTACCCAAACTCCTGCTGCAACCGCGACTAGTTCTGGGGACGCAAAGGACAAAGATAAGGAGAAGGATAAAGCTCCTGCAGTTCCTTACAAAAGCCCTTGGAGAGGTAAGTTAGATGGGGAATTACTTGGAACTTTACTATTAACTCCGGAACACCAAGACGTAGTTAAGAAAAGTCCCAATCTTTGGCTCACTGATAACCTTCGTTTCGGTATACAGATCCGTCCTAGATTCGAAAATTTTAATAATCAAGATTTTGATAAATCCACAAGTGATTCTAAAAACTACGTTACCCAAAATAGCCAGTTCTGGACTCTTTTGGATATTAACGAATCATTCGCGGTGAAATTGACCATCCAAGATACTCGTTTGTATGGGCAATATAAAGACCCAAGTGGAACAGGATATGGTCCAACTTCTTTTACGAATTCTATCGGAACTGCATACGCTCCTGGAAGCCAGGTCCCGGTAAAAAATAATACGGATATCAGAGAAGCTTACTTGATTTGGAAGGACTTTCTTCCTTATACAAAAGTGTATTTAGGTCGTCAGACTTTCTCTTACGGAGATTCCAGAATTATAGGAGCTCGTAATGATAGCCAGATCGGTAACTCTTTCGATGGGGTAAGAGTTGCATTCGATACTAAGACTTGGTCCACACATGCTGGTTATACTGTTCTTGCAGAAGAAAGTAATGGTCCGAACGGATTTGTGACTGCAAACAGCCAGAAAGTTGGTGGAGCAAAAGCTCTTAATGATACTTATCTTGCATTCTTATACAATACATGGAAACCTTCTGAAGAGTTAGTGGTAGATCTTTATGAGATCGGTGTTATCAAAAAGTATAATACTACTACAGCTACTGGCCCTCTTGTAGATCCGAACCAAAGAACAAACGGTAGAGATAATTTGTTCACTACCGGTATTCGTCTCAGCAATAGAACTGCTTCAGGTAGAAGTCTTCCTGCAGGAAAATCTTGGGACTGGGGTTTGGAATACGCAGCTCAAACAGGAAGCACAGGCCAAACAATAGACGCTTCTTGGGATACTCTAAACACTACTATCGGATCCGGAACAAACAAACATGCAGCTTACAAGGAAACAGTTCAGCATGACGCTTCCTTCTTCTTGGCTCAAACTGGTTATAACTATAAAGGTTTCCGTGTGGGAGTTCAATTCGCAAGAGCTTCCGGTGACCCGAATAGAGCTGATGGAAAATCCGGAACCTGGGATCCATTATTTGCTACAAGATCGGGTGGATTCCCTTATTTCGATTCAGGGAATGGTATTGCGAATGCTGCATTCTGGGCGAACGTAAGAACTTCTTCCGTTCATATCCAATACTATGATGATACCTGGGGAAGATTCATTTTCGCAGTTTATGATATTCGCAAGGATAAAGTCCAAGATGCTTGGTATGACGGTAATAGGAACGCAGTTACAGGAAGCACTGGATATGACGCGAATGGAGACTTCCTTGCGAATAAGGCTGTTTCAGGAAGTACTGAAAACTATGCCAACAATCCTTTCCTGAAAAATTGGCAACCTGGACATAGACTTTTGTTGGAATATGATCTGATTTATATCAAGAAGATCAATGATTACTTCTCGGTCTGGGCAGGAGCCACTGTTCTTTACGCGGGAGACGCGATCAAAAACCAAAAACAATTCAATTTCGACCGAAATAGTACCTATTTCTCACTCACTCTTCAGTTCGCCATCTGA
- a CDS encoding cytochrome c biogenesis protein CcdA: protein MKKIRILLSSTFGQRAGLLIFFFSLTSSLQAQSQVVSESWMSSLNRWLETGISGSEFGFHSAIFLVLGGLCASLLPCVYPLYPITVGIIKARGETATNKMFHPLVYYAGLASMYFCFGLVAGVSGGAFNTVLRFPGTNLFLAVIIFLLGLASLGILHLPIFPVKEWKGCQGWKGTFLLGMGAGFLSSPCVGPIVVAILIQVTAGVQSISVYSLAVSAFKMALFGLGLGLPFLFLGVFGLSLPRGGKWTRWIQIVLGFVVFYFAWSYYNKAMQLWSVPTDLSLGILAAALGILAAAYFYQPVSLLRTERMKKALLLTGLICSSAILIRLAGWGVAPGGIKKDLVEEHGNLEWHRISDTAFETARTEDRLVFADFYADWCSNCKAFEELTISDPNLNQALGKTILLKIKDDDKDFLIYENDPRFPELKIGLPFFVIFSADGKVLFKTTNYLNTADMIRTIKGENIHASGE from the coding sequence ATGAAGAAAATTCGGATCCTTCTCTCCTCAACGTTTGGCCAAAGAGCCGGACTTCTAATATTCTTCTTTTCCCTAACTAGCTCCTTGCAAGCCCAGTCCCAGGTCGTTTCTGAATCCTGGATGTCTTCTCTAAACAGATGGTTGGAAACAGGAATTTCCGGTTCAGAGTTCGGATTTCATTCCGCGATCTTTCTGGTTTTGGGAGGATTGTGCGCAAGCCTTCTTCCTTGTGTTTATCCTTTGTATCCAATCACAGTTGGGATCATTAAAGCAAGGGGAGAAACTGCCACGAACAAAATGTTCCACCCCTTGGTGTATTATGCAGGATTAGCGTCCATGTATTTTTGCTTCGGTCTTGTGGCAGGAGTTTCAGGTGGAGCATTTAATACTGTTCTAAGATTCCCAGGAACGAACTTATTCTTAGCCGTAATTATTTTCTTATTGGGACTTGCTTCATTAGGAATTTTGCATCTACCAATTTTCCCTGTGAAAGAATGGAAAGGATGCCAAGGTTGGAAGGGAACCTTCCTGTTAGGAATGGGAGCAGGATTTTTATCTTCTCCATGTGTTGGTCCGATCGTAGTTGCGATCTTGATCCAAGTGACCGCTGGGGTCCAAAGTATTAGTGTTTATTCTTTAGCAGTCTCTGCATTTAAGATGGCACTATTTGGGCTCGGACTTGGATTACCGTTTTTATTTTTAGGAGTATTTGGTCTTTCTCTTCCCCGCGGGGGTAAATGGACTAGATGGATACAGATCGTTTTAGGATTTGTGGTCTTCTATTTTGCTTGGTCTTATTATAATAAGGCAATGCAATTATGGTCTGTTCCTACTGATTTGAGTCTTGGGATCTTGGCCGCTGCTCTTGGCATTTTGGCCGCAGCATATTTTTACCAACCAGTATCCCTTCTCCGCACTGAAAGAATGAAGAAGGCATTACTCCTTACTGGACTGATCTGTTCTAGCGCGATCTTAATCAGACTTGCTGGTTGGGGAGTTGCTCCTGGTGGGATCAAAAAGGATCTTGTAGAAGAGCATGGAAATCTAGAGTGGCATCGAATTTCTGATACTGCATTTGAGACTGCTCGAACAGAAGATCGTTTAGTATTTGCGGATTTTTATGCAGATTGGTGCTCTAATTGTAAGGCTTTTGAAGAGTTAACCATCTCCGATCCGAATTTGAACCAGGCATTAGGTAAAACTATTCTTTTGAAGATTAAGGATGATGATAAGGATTTTCTAATATATGAGAATGATCCTAGATTTCCTGAATTGAAAATTGGACTTCCATTCTTTGTGATCTTCTCCGCAGATGGGAAGGTTCTTTTTAAAACTACAAATTATTTAAATACGGCGGATATGATCCGTACTATCAAAGGTGAGAATATCCACGCCTCAGGTGAATGA
- a CDS encoding prolipoprotein diacylglyceryl transferase yields MYKVIDIPGLVPFVQKYISSGWEGISTFSILVVIAFLAASYLLPKELERRNLEPTHADWLLILGVFGTFVGAKIFFIFEIWDQVFVDTPGFDGKYLYPLTHFDGFPGRPGLWSSLFSGSGLVFYGGFLFGILFISLYMIQNKLDVKAYLDATIPSMALGYAIGRLGCFVSGDGCYGFATHSHIPILTFTYWPTSAVPSGVPVWNTPVMEAFVSFLFFIYFQKWARFQNFKKFSLGAQYLILHGLARLAIEFLRVNKAVIPFFDPPVQSNIPGANGETTTFLNGYYWHGFSQSQYVSIAIILVGLYFLVKWKLWEKEPVPA; encoded by the coding sequence ATGTATAAAGTCATAGATATTCCCGGACTAGTACCTTTCGTCCAGAAATACATCAGCAGCGGTTGGGAAGGAATTTCCACATTCAGCATTTTAGTAGTCATCGCCTTTTTAGCGGCTTCCTATCTTCTACCAAAAGAACTAGAAAGAAGAAATTTAGAACCAACTCATGCAGATTGGCTTTTGATCTTAGGAGTTTTCGGAACATTCGTAGGCGCTAAGATATTTTTTATCTTTGAGATCTGGGACCAAGTATTCGTAGATACTCCAGGTTTTGACGGAAAATATCTGTATCCACTCACCCATTTTGATGGTTTCCCTGGTCGCCCAGGACTTTGGTCCAGTTTATTCTCCGGAAGTGGATTAGTATTTTATGGCGGATTCCTATTCGGGATCTTATTCATCAGCTTATACATGATCCAAAACAAATTGGATGTAAAAGCTTACCTGGACGCTACAATTCCAAGCATGGCATTGGGTTATGCAATCGGTAGATTAGGATGTTTTGTTTCAGGAGATGGTTGTTACGGATTTGCAACTCATTCACATATTCCGATTTTAACATTCACCTATTGGCCAACGAGTGCTGTTCCAAGTGGTGTTCCAGTTTGGAATACTCCAGTCATGGAAGCATTCGTATCTTTTCTATTCTTCATCTACTTCCAAAAATGGGCGAGATTTCAAAACTTCAAAAAGTTCAGCTTAGGTGCTCAGTATCTGATCCTACATGGGCTTGCAAGATTAGCGATCGAGTTCTTAAGAGTAAACAAAGCAGTGATCCCATTCTTTGATCCTCCTGTTCAATCAAATATTCCAGGAGCGAATGGAGAAACTACTACCTTCTTAAATGGATACTACTGGCATGGATTTTCTCAATCTCAGTATGTATCAATCGCGATCATACTCGTTGGTTTATATTTCTTAGTGAAATGGAAACTCTGGGAAAAGGAACCAGTCCCAGCTTAA
- a CDS encoding M23 family metallopeptidase codes for MNNEAKFEDRPRAAERLKIKYLRLRSSWLKIKEKGSRKISFLLVPHDHEAVLNVELSVFMAAFLGVLSVLLFLLASAFVVYMNFFFVPNRELIRETDNNVGLFLYYNSLLKDAKKEISGLEKKTEQLNLVAWEEVPWKRILTFDYVPEFSLKKNVPESSTNMDLYSDTVEGFAERNIELYKIKHAFQNAFDYLEERESILYAMPRGRPLKPGVGFVTSTFGGRVDPFGLVEMGEFHSGIDFAAGEGIPIYATAPGVIEDNGQSAGGLGKSIRINHLNGFYTVYGHCSVVFVEKGQLVTRGQHIGNVGSTGKATGPHVHYEVHIGYDPPMDPAEFVNME; via the coding sequence ATGAACAACGAGGCAAAGTTCGAAGACCGCCCCCGAGCCGCAGAAAGGCTGAAGATTAAGTATCTTCGCCTTCGTTCTTCCTGGCTAAAAATCAAAGAAAAAGGCTCTCGCAAAATTTCTTTCCTACTCGTACCTCACGATCACGAAGCTGTGCTGAATGTGGAGCTAAGTGTTTTTATGGCCGCGTTTTTAGGAGTGCTTTCGGTCCTACTTTTTCTGCTCGCGAGTGCATTCGTAGTCTATATGAACTTCTTCTTCGTACCAAATCGAGAGTTGATCAGAGAAACTGACAATAATGTTGGACTATTTCTTTATTATAACTCTCTTCTCAAAGATGCTAAGAAAGAAATTTCCGGATTAGAAAAAAAGACTGAACAATTAAACCTAGTCGCTTGGGAAGAAGTTCCCTGGAAAAGAATTCTCACCTTCGATTATGTACCTGAATTCAGTTTAAAGAAGAATGTTCCAGAATCATCAACTAACATGGATTTATATTCTGATACGGTTGAAGGTTTTGCGGAAAGAAATATTGAATTATACAAGATCAAACATGCTTTCCAAAACGCATTTGATTATCTGGAAGAAAGAGAATCCATTCTGTATGCTATGCCAAGAGGTAGACCTTTAAAACCTGGAGTAGGATTTGTGACTTCTACTTTTGGAGGAAGAGTGGATCCATTCGGCCTAGTAGAGATGGGAGAGTTTCACTCAGGTATAGACTTTGCTGCCGGCGAAGGAATTCCTATCTACGCAACAGCTCCAGGTGTGATAGAAGATAATGGACAATCTGCGGGTGGACTCGGAAAAAGTATTCGTATCAATCATTTGAATGGATTTTATACAGTGTACGGACATTGCTCCGTAGTCTTTGTAGAAAAAGGACAATTAGTCACCAGAGGCCAACATATAGGCAATGTAGGCTCCACAGGAAAGGCTACAGGACCTCACGTACATTACGAAGTCCATATAGGTTATGATCCTCCTATGGATCCTGCCGAATTTGTGAATATGGAATAA
- the pcnB gene encoding polynucleotide adenylyltransferase PcnB, with protein MKFLSNLFKKKIGSVDDILIYPEGRRFYRDSHPVRKTMIDEDAVKIIHRLHKFGYKAYIVGGGVRDLLLGRKPKDFDVVTNATPNQIKKIFNNCRIIGRRFKIVHILFKGKVIEVSTFRSLPEHRFEKPVEDQDYLIKRDNKFGTPQEDAARRDFTINALYYDIRNDSIVDYVGGYEDIQSRQLRVIGNPDISFREDPVRMLRAVKFAVLLGLKIDKGTSKSIKKNVHELEKASSSRMLEEYNKIFRTWRTSLIFQGMAQNSLLEVLLKEAFERERRKNPDFGEKFLETRVGKRLAIADKLLSEREELTPQIFYALLFSDLAEESLTKKSGGHLVASLKLALEPIFQRLGTPKKDKERLIKVFASQERFTHIEDDKASQNNFFRKKDFFYDAFYVYKINAIADNNDKALQSAFFWEISLRKRPVLPNSIGGGGGKRESGQQGPRPNRNRKEREGGGGRFKDRNRKGGRQNGEQSKPQPEASSEDSDFNESD; from the coding sequence ATGAAATTTCTGTCCAATCTCTTCAAGAAAAAAATAGGATCCGTCGACGACATTCTTATTTATCCGGAGGGACGGAGGTTCTATCGGGATTCTCACCCGGTCCGCAAGACCATGATCGACGAGGATGCGGTAAAGATCATCCACCGTCTCCACAAATTTGGATACAAGGCCTATATCGTGGGTGGGGGAGTTCGTGACCTTCTTTTGGGACGTAAGCCAAAAGATTTTGACGTGGTCACCAACGCGACTCCGAATCAAATTAAGAAAATCTTTAATAACTGCCGTATCATCGGTCGCAGATTTAAAATTGTTCATATTCTCTTCAAGGGAAAGGTGATCGAGGTCAGTACTTTTCGTTCTCTTCCAGAACATCGTTTCGAAAAACCTGTAGAAGATCAGGATTATCTGATCAAACGGGACAATAAATTCGGAACCCCGCAAGAAGACGCTGCCAGAAGAGACTTCACCATCAACGCGTTATACTATGATATCCGTAATGATTCCATCGTGGATTATGTGGGTGGATACGAAGATATCCAAAGCAGACAACTCAGAGTGATTGGAAATCCGGATATTTCTTTTAGAGAAGATCCGGTCAGAATGTTGCGTGCAGTAAAGTTTGCGGTTCTACTCGGTCTTAAGATTGATAAGGGAACTTCCAAATCTATTAAGAAGAATGTTCACGAGTTGGAAAAAGCTTCTTCTTCCCGTATGTTGGAAGAATATAATAAAATTTTCCGTACTTGGAGAACTTCCCTTATATTCCAAGGAATGGCTCAAAATTCTCTTTTAGAAGTTCTTCTCAAAGAAGCATTCGAAAGAGAACGTAGAAAAAATCCTGACTTTGGCGAAAAGTTTTTAGAAACCAGAGTTGGAAAACGTTTGGCGATTGCAGATAAACTTCTTTCCGAAAGAGAAGAGCTTACTCCTCAGATCTTTTATGCACTTTTATTTTCCGACCTTGCAGAAGAGTCTTTAACTAAGAAGAGCGGGGGCCATTTAGTTGCTTCCTTAAAACTAGCTTTGGAGCCTATTTTCCAAAGATTAGGAACTCCTAAAAAAGATAAGGAAAGACTGATCAAGGTATTTGCGTCTCAAGAAAGATTTACTCATATCGAAGACGATAAAGCTTCCCAAAATAATTTCTTCCGTAAGAAAGATTTCTTCTACGATGCATTTTACGTTTATAAGATCAATGCGATCGCAGATAATAATGATAAGGCTCTACAGTCTGCATTTTTCTGGGAAATCTCCCTTCGCAAAAGACCTGTGCTACCAAATAGTATCGGTGGCGGCGGAGGCAAGAGAGAAAGCGGGCAACAGGGCCCTCGTCCGAACCGAAACCGTAAAGAAAGAGAAGGTGGCGGTGGCCGATTTAAAGATCGTAACCGAAAGGGTGGTCGTCAAAACGGAGAACAATCTAAGCCACAACCTGAAGCAAGTTCAGAAGATTCAGATTTTAACGAATCCGATTGA